CGACCGCCTCGACCGCCAGCTGCTCCTTCCCGCCCGGGAAGTGGAAGTAGAGCGACCCCTTCGGGGCGGCGCCCTCGGCGAGGACCTGGTTCAGGCCGGTGGCGTGGTAGCCCTGCGACCGGAAGAGCTCGGCGGCGGTGCGGATCATGCGCTGCCGCGTGTCGGTGCGTTTCGGCATGGTTTTACTATAGAGACCGGTCTACTGGGAAAGTCAAGCCGATACGCTCTTGTCCCATGCTGGAGATCTCCCACGGCGCGGCACGCGCCGTCATCGCACCCGAGGGTGCGGGACTGAAGTCCTACGAGGTCGGCGGCGTGCCGTACGTGGAGACGTACGAGGACGAACCGCCCATGGGCAGCGGCGCGGTGCTCGTGCCGTGGCCCAACCGCACGGCGGGCGGCAGGTGGACGCTCGACGGTGTCGAGCAGCAGCTCGAAGTGAACGAACCGGCCCGCGGCAACGCCATCCACGGCCTGGTGCGCCGCGTGGTGTGGGACGTGGTGGAGCACACCGGCGGCCTGCTGTCGCTGGAGGCCCCGGTCGCCGGTTTCGGCTGGCCCGTGGCGCTGCGCACGACCATCACCTACGCGCTGGACGAGAACGGGCTGAGCGTCTCGCACGGCGTCACGAACGTCGGTGACGCGCGCACGCCGTTCGGTGTCGGCACCCACCCGTACCCGCGGGCGGGCGCTTCGGCGACCGACGAGACGTCCATGTCCCTGGCCGCGACCACGGTGCTGCCGGTCGACGCCGACACGATGATCCCGAACGGCCCGGCCGAGCCGGTGTCCGGCGACTACGACTTCCGCGTCGCCCGGCTGCTGGAGGGCGTGAAGCTGGACACCGCGTTCGGCGGGTGCGAGCCGGTGGACGGGCTGGTGCGGCACGTGCTGAAGGGGCCGGGCGGCGGCGTCGAGATGTGGGCGGACCCGGACTTCAAGTGGGTGCAGGTGTACACGCCGGGCAACTTCCCCGGTCGGGGGCGTGCGGTGGCGATCGAGCCGATGACGTGCCCGCCGGACGCGTTGAACAGCGGTGTCGACCTGCTGTGGCTGGCACCGGGCGAGTCGTGGGCCGGTCGCTGGGGTTTGCGCCCGTTGTCGTAGACCGTTAGCGTCGCTAACTATGAACGTCGCAATCACGGGTGGGTACGTCGTCCCGGTGGCCGGTGAGCCGATCGAGGGCGGCACGGTCCTGATCCAGGACGGGAAGATCGTCGCGGTCGGCGTCGACGTCGAGGTGCCGGACGGCGTCCCGGTCGTGGACGCGGCGGGCGGCTGGGTGCTGCCCGGGTTCGTGGAGGCCCACGGCCACCTCGGCGTGTTCGAGGAGGGCGAGGGCTGGGCCGGGCAGGACACCAACGAGATGACCGACCCGAACGGCGCCCGGCTGCGGGCGTTGGACGGGCTCAACGCCGCCGACCAGGGTTTCGCCGACGCCCTGGCCGGCGGCGTCACGACCGCGGTGGTCAAGCCGGGGTCGGGCAACGTGATCGGCGGCCAGACCGTGGCCGTGAAGTGCTGGGGGCGCACGGCGGACGAGATGCTGGTGCGCAACCCGGTGAGCGTGAAGAGCGCGCTGGGTGAGAACCCGAAGCGGGTGTACGGGGAGCAGAAGAAGCTGCCGTCCACCCGCCAGGGCGTGGCCGCGGTGATCCGGGACGCGTTCGTCAAGGCTCAGGACTACGTGGCGAAGCGTGACGCGGCGGACGGGCCGTTCGAGCGGAACACCACGTCCGAGGTGCTGGCCCGGGTGCTGTCCGGTGAGCTGCCGTGGTGCCAGCACTGCCACCGTGCGGACGACATCGCGACGGCGTTGCGGCTGGCGGAGGAGTTCGGCTACCGGCTCATCGTCAACCACGGCACCGAGGGTCACCTGATCGCGGACCTGTTGGCGGAGCGTGACATCCCGGTGATCATCGGGCCGCTGTTCACGTCGCGGTCCAAGGTCGAGGTGCGCAACCGTTCGCTGCGCAACCCCGGCATCCTGGCGCGGGCGGGGGTGCGGATCGCGATCACCACGGACCACCCGGTGGTGCCGATCCACTTCCTGGTGCACCAGGTGACGCTGGCGGTGAAGGAAGGCCTGGACCCGCGCGTCGGCCTGGAGTCGATCACGGTGAACCCGGCCGCGATCATGGGGCTGGACGACCGGGTCGGGTCGCTGCGGCCGGGTCTGGACGGTGACGTGGTGATCTGGTCGGGTGACCCGCTGGACGTGATGAGCCGGGCGCTCAAGGTGTTCGTGGAAGGCCGCGAGGTGTACCGGTTCGAGGACGGCGAGGAAGTCGTCGTGAACCCGTTCTACGCGGAGTCCTGACCGCCGTCGGGTCGGTACGCGGGCGGTAGTTGGACATTGCCGCCCACGCTGCCGATCTGGGTGTTCGGGCCCAGGATGACCGATCCGCTGACCGTGTTGTCATTCCTTCCCCCTGCGGGCGGGGACGACGAGAGGACCGCGCGGAGGCCGTGGATGGACGCCGCCAGACCTACCACGCCGGCTGACCCGCCGATCACGCTGAAGAGTTGGTCCGCCTTCTCCAGGCCGATCCACAGCACGACGACGGCAGCGGCGACCAGGACGAGCCCGCCGATCAGCCAGAGCCACCTCATAGCACCAGTATGGCCCCGTCCTCAGCGATGGTGGTCCGGGAGCAGTTCATCCAGCGTCGCCAGGACCGTCCCCCGGTCACTGCTCATCGCGGCCGCTCGGAGCACGTCGGCGGCTGTGCTCAGCGCGGAGAGCAACTGACCCGCGAACGCATGCTCCGAAACCTCCGCCAGCACCCGATACGCGTGCAGCGCCGTGTGCGCGGCTCGCCACGCCTCGGGCAGCGAGGCGGAAGCCGCGCCGTTGTCCAGCGCCTGCCCCCACGCGAGCACGATGCAGTCCTTGGCGTAATCCGCCATGTGGACGGCTGGCTCGGCGCTGACCAGCTCGGAGCGGATCGCGATCGCTTCCCGGGCGGCCTCCAACGCGCCGGGCTTGTCCCCCGCCTGAGCGAGTTGGATGCCCAGATTCGTGCAGGCACCGGCAAGCCGGGGGAGCAGGCGCCGGTCGTGCTCGACGAGCCCTCGGAGCAGTTCGACAGCTTCGCGGGCGGGTTCGTGGGCGTCGGTCCAGTTGTTGTCGCTGCAGAGCCGGT
This is a stretch of genomic DNA from Saccharothrix ecbatanensis. It encodes these proteins:
- a CDS encoding aldose 1-epimerase family protein, which gives rise to MLEISHGAARAVIAPEGAGLKSYEVGGVPYVETYEDEPPMGSGAVLVPWPNRTAGGRWTLDGVEQQLEVNEPARGNAIHGLVRRVVWDVVEHTGGLLSLEAPVAGFGWPVALRTTITYALDENGLSVSHGVTNVGDARTPFGVGTHPYPRAGASATDETSMSLAATTVLPVDADTMIPNGPAEPVSGDYDFRVARLLEGVKLDTAFGGCEPVDGLVRHVLKGPGGGVEMWADPDFKWVQVYTPGNFPGRGRAVAIEPMTCPPDALNSGVDLLWLAPGESWAGRWGLRPLS
- a CDS encoding amidohydrolase yields the protein MNVAITGGYVVPVAGEPIEGGTVLIQDGKIVAVGVDVEVPDGVPVVDAAGGWVLPGFVEAHGHLGVFEEGEGWAGQDTNEMTDPNGARLRALDGLNAADQGFADALAGGVTTAVVKPGSGNVIGGQTVAVKCWGRTADEMLVRNPVSVKSALGENPKRVYGEQKKLPSTRQGVAAVIRDAFVKAQDYVAKRDAADGPFERNTTSEVLARVLSGELPWCQHCHRADDIATALRLAEEFGYRLIVNHGTEGHLIADLLAERDIPVIIGPLFTSRSKVEVRNRSLRNPGILARAGVRIAITTDHPVVPIHFLVHQVTLAVKEGLDPRVGLESITVNPAAIMGLDDRVGSLRPGLDGDVVIWSGDPLDVMSRALKVFVEGREVYRFEDGEEVVVNPFYAES